A stretch of the Sphingobacterium thalpophilum genome encodes the following:
- a CDS encoding GAF domain-containing sensor histidine kinase, with protein METIFQTCDLKTIKLQHFGCLLVLDQHDHIVGVSDQAAKKTKFASTALLGRKFLAGFSNVFGDNAVKIQNAINEFRESGQSRHILPLKVDGERLYFKFRNHQSFLYVEWERQHKKYISAKKINEFNFLLDTIHPDSWERVCFAINKLLGYDHVFVLQIQETGFSKVIAEHTADGTACYRNKAFSRDFMPPDVIAYYSAYSYRYVPHIDENQQNFIYIEEDLDTVSSLLQPIPALHQLFLQQINAKSALFFRICIDGQFWGLVIARHTKKKQIDLQQRKLCAFAIQAAASKYESHIKQNLLERSELLKIAEDELKKSLSENMMVNCALVQHMDILTQLVHADGLAIFNQGDVFHYGQVPPKSQFYEIVHFLQQHTDKALFKDYNFRLNHQPTFREKLNFAGLMYLKIGLENDYYLVWFRKEEESRVIQLKMQDSQGLRISEDIQYDTARPWNDAEINFVLRLNHIIKESIFRKLKERQLLNEELLSLNNELEMFTYTLSHDLKNPLSILKMGIQFLQQHTDNMDRTKSNKWYQNFNRSISNIEDIINNMVQLSQHRANALDKEPLPLSYTIQRIFQENKILYNATNCQPSFGQLFPVWGEKSAVYQIFTNLIVNAIKYSAQADNPTVRIESILEDEHTHYCVIDNGIGIPSAHLPHIYEMFSRADNVGNIKGTGIGLSLVKRIMERLGGRIEINSQVNEGTIVHLYFPIVKPFPDHMLNDL; from the coding sequence ATGGAGACTATTTTTCAAACTTGCGATCTTAAGACCATCAAACTTCAGCATTTCGGCTGTCTCCTGGTCTTAGACCAACATGACCATATTGTCGGTGTTAGTGACCAAGCGGCAAAGAAAACAAAATTCGCTAGTACTGCGCTATTAGGCAGAAAGTTCCTGGCTGGTTTTTCAAATGTATTTGGTGACAATGCTGTAAAAATCCAAAACGCTATTAACGAGTTCCGTGAAAGCGGCCAGTCTCGGCATATCTTACCATTAAAGGTAGATGGCGAACGTTTATATTTTAAATTTCGAAACCATCAGAGTTTTCTATATGTTGAATGGGAAAGGCAACATAAAAAATACATATCAGCCAAAAAGATAAACGAGTTCAACTTCCTGCTCGATACAATTCATCCTGATAGCTGGGAGCGCGTATGTTTCGCAATCAATAAACTATTAGGTTACGACCATGTTTTCGTTTTACAGATCCAAGAAACTGGTTTCAGCAAAGTCATTGCAGAACACACAGCAGACGGCACTGCCTGCTATAGAAATAAGGCGTTTTCCCGTGATTTTATGCCTCCTGATGTGATAGCATATTACAGCGCTTATTCTTATCGCTATGTCCCGCATATCGACGAAAATCAACAGAACTTTATTTATATAGAAGAAGATCTAGACACAGTTTCGAGTTTGCTCCAGCCGATCCCCGCTCTCCATCAGCTTTTCCTCCAGCAGATCAATGCCAAAAGTGCACTCTTTTTCCGCATCTGTATCGATGGGCAATTTTGGGGCCTGGTCATCGCACGGCATACGAAGAAAAAACAGATCGACTTACAACAACGTAAACTCTGCGCTTTCGCGATACAAGCAGCGGCTAGCAAGTATGAAAGCCATATCAAACAAAATCTACTCGAGCGATCAGAGCTGCTCAAAATTGCTGAGGATGAATTAAAGAAAAGTCTGTCAGAAAATATGATGGTCAACTGCGCACTAGTACAGCATATGGATATCCTGACCCAGCTTGTTCATGCCGACGGACTGGCGATTTTCAACCAAGGGGATGTATTTCATTACGGACAGGTACCTCCGAAGTCACAATTTTATGAAATCGTCCATTTCCTACAGCAACATACAGATAAAGCACTATTTAAAGACTATAATTTCAGACTAAACCATCAGCCTACGTTTCGTGAAAAACTGAATTTTGCTGGTCTAATGTACCTTAAAATAGGTTTGGAAAATGATTATTATCTGGTCTGGTTCAGAAAAGAAGAGGAGAGCCGTGTCATTCAACTCAAAATGCAAGACAGTCAGGGGCTCAGAATTTCGGAAGATATCCAATATGATACAGCCAGACCGTGGAATGATGCCGAAATCAATTTTGTGCTTCGACTCAACCACATCATTAAAGAGTCGATATTCAGAAAGCTTAAAGAGCGACAGCTCCTTAATGAAGAGCTACTCAGCTTAAACAACGAACTGGAAATGTTTACCTATACGCTATCACATGATTTAAAAAATCCACTCTCGATTCTGAAAATGGGTATACAGTTTTTGCAACAGCATACTGACAATATGGACAGGACCAAATCCAATAAATGGTATCAGAATTTTAATCGCAGCATCAGTAATATTGAAGACATTATCAACAATATGGTCCAGCTCAGCCAGCACCGTGCCAATGCTCTGGACAAGGAGCCTCTGCCACTTTCATATACCATTCAGCGGATTTTTCAGGAAAACAAAATCCTTTACAACGCTACCAATTGTCAGCCATCTTTCGGACAGCTCTTCCCAGTGTGGGGTGAAAAAAGTGCGGTTTATCAAATATTCACCAATCTGATTGTGAATGCCATTAAATACTCAGCTCAGGCAGACAATCCCACTGTCCGAATCGAAAGTATCCTTGAGGATGAACACACCCATTACTGTGTTATTGATAATGGCATCGGCATCCCTTCTGCACATTTGCCACATATCTATGAGATGTTTTCGAGAGCCGATAATGTGGGTAATATAAAGGGAACAGGAATCGGTCTGTCCCTTGTCAAACGCATCATGGAACGGCTGGGTGGACGTATAGAAATTAATTCCCAAGTAAACGAAGGCACAATAGTACACCTTTACTTTCCTA
- the ku gene encoding non-homologous end joining protein Ku, with product MRAIWTGAIGFGLVNIPIKLYSATESSSLDLDMLDRKDLANIKFKRVNEQTGKEVKWDNIVKGYFMKDHYVVLEDADFEDASPEKTKMVNLHTFVKLSDIDSIYFETPYYLEPQKGGEKAYQLLVKALDKTKTAGLGAFVMRNVEHLAIIKPYQNALVLNKIRYQQEIRELDELKLPTSVKIQKAEMDMATQLIQQHSSSFDISKYKNEYMEDLMKIIKQKDKGKRPTIRKIKVENTKADDLLAKLRASLG from the coding sequence ATGCGAGCAATTTGGACAGGAGCAATCGGATTCGGCTTGGTAAACATTCCAATAAAATTATACAGCGCAACGGAAAGCAGCAGTTTGGATCTTGATATGCTCGACCGTAAAGATCTGGCCAATATTAAATTCAAACGGGTAAACGAACAGACAGGTAAGGAAGTAAAATGGGATAATATCGTCAAAGGGTATTTTATGAAAGATCATTATGTGGTCCTTGAGGACGCTGATTTTGAAGATGCCAGTCCAGAAAAAACAAAGATGGTCAATCTGCATACATTTGTTAAATTGTCAGATATTGATAGCATCTATTTCGAGACTCCATATTATCTAGAGCCTCAAAAGGGCGGTGAAAAAGCCTATCAGCTGCTGGTCAAAGCTCTGGACAAAACAAAGACCGCGGGCCTCGGAGCTTTTGTCATGCGCAATGTCGAACATCTTGCTATCATCAAACCATACCAGAATGCACTTGTCCTCAATAAGATAAGATATCAACAAGAAATCAGGGAGCTCGATGAACTTAAATTGCCCACCTCAGTCAAAATTCAGAAAGCGGAAATGGATATGGCTACACAATTGATCCAGCAGCACAGTTCTAGTTTTGATATCAGCAAATACAAAAATGAATACATGGAAGATCTGATGAAGATCATCAAACAAAAAGATAAAGGTAAGCGACCGACAATCAGAAAAATTAAAGTCGAAAATACAAAGGCAGACGATTTGCTTGCAAAGTTACGGGCTAGTTTAGGTTAA
- a CDS encoding NAD(P)/FAD-dependent oxidoreductase, producing the protein MDLKSHEPFWMVKNGLLASYPSLHENKSCDILIVGGGITGALIAHQCVSMGKKCIVIDKRELVNGSSAATTSMLQYEIDMPLYKLKELIGATGALASYRACSEAIDTLGQLSKEIGSKAGFRRKDSLYYASRKKDVAWLKTEFEARKAAGFDVQWLSEEQIRSRYDLTGAYGGIISKQGGSMDAFCFAHELFRHNAEKGLEIFDKTELLSVQCNARSNLVRVSTGVEISAKKVVYCTGFETVQLIPERFVKLLSTFAIVSEVDPILYKQYNDLLVWNTSDPYLYMRTTDDCRFLIGGEDEEFQDAKKRDALIEQKCLKLEKSFHKIFNRDFYRDFNWAGTFGATKDGLPYIGEHKKYKNSYFVCGFGGNGITFSVAAMDMVCHWINNKKHPLSEWFRFGR; encoded by the coding sequence ATGGACTTGAAATCACATGAACCATTTTGGATGGTTAAAAATGGCCTGTTGGCAAGCTATCCCTCGTTGCATGAAAACAAATCCTGCGATATTCTGATTGTGGGCGGGGGCATTACCGGTGCTTTAATTGCCCATCAATGTGTGTCAATGGGCAAAAAATGTATTGTTATTGATAAGCGAGAACTTGTAAACGGAAGTTCTGCCGCCACAACATCGATGCTACAGTATGAAATCGATATGCCACTTTACAAATTGAAGGAGCTCATCGGCGCAACTGGAGCACTCGCCAGTTACAGGGCATGCAGCGAGGCTATCGATACCCTCGGACAGCTTTCGAAAGAGATCGGATCCAAAGCAGGCTTCCGCAGAAAAGATTCTCTTTATTATGCCTCTCGCAAGAAGGATGTCGCTTGGCTAAAGACAGAATTTGAAGCGCGGAAAGCTGCCGGATTTGATGTGCAATGGTTATCGGAAGAGCAGATCAGATCTCGTTATGACCTGACGGGAGCCTATGGCGGAATTATATCCAAGCAGGGGGGCAGTATGGATGCGTTTTGCTTTGCCCATGAGCTATTCCGCCATAATGCAGAAAAAGGTCTAGAAATTTTCGATAAAACAGAGCTTTTGTCAGTCCAATGTAATGCACGCAGCAATTTGGTCCGTGTGTCTACCGGCGTGGAGATCAGTGCAAAAAAAGTCGTCTATTGTACCGGTTTTGAGACAGTACAATTGATTCCGGAGCGATTTGTGAAGTTGCTGAGCACTTTTGCTATTGTCTCTGAGGTCGACCCTATATTGTATAAACAGTATAATGATTTGTTGGTCTGGAATACCTCAGACCCGTATTTATATATGCGGACAACGGATGACTGTCGATTTTTGATAGGAGGTGAAGATGAGGAATTCCAGGACGCAAAAAAAAGAGACGCATTGATTGAACAAAAGTGTTTAAAACTGGAGAAGTCTTTTCATAAGATTTTTAACAGGGATTTTTATCGCGATTTTAACTGGGCGGGCACTTTTGGTGCGACGAAAGATGGTCTACCATATATTGGAGAGCACAAAAAATATAAGAACAGCTATTTTGTGTGTGGCTTTGGCGGAAACGGTATTACGTTTTCCGTTGCTGCGATGGACATGGTGTGTCACTGGATAAACAACAAAAAACATCCGCTTTCTGAATGGTTTCGTTTTGGTCGGTAG
- a CDS encoding DNA topoisomerase IB, which produces MKTKHTEGYTRRKIRNKFKYYDPSGQVIEDAKILKRIGALVIPPNWKEVWISRSPRSNLQAYGYDQKGRKQYVYHPKFVNQQQSEKFKQILYVGQYLQELRKISSRQLKQETWNMEKLCAVAFKIMDSTLIRIGNKRYTLAYKSYGLSTLEKRHVKISGNTITLAYKGKKGVFQEKTWRNKQLACLLGQLMQIKGKTVFCLDKTNCEGRFCGRTFNSYLRTHCPGNISCKDIRIWGASREAFKLLCKAKQPDEPKARKRQLNSVIKAVAKELGNTKAVSEKYYVHPTIQRVYMESKFPVINKEIPLEKLEFKLFRFLLKYS; this is translated from the coding sequence ATGAAGACGAAGCATACCGAAGGTTATACAAGACGAAAAATCAGAAATAAATTCAAATATTACGATCCATCGGGTCAGGTGATCGAGGATGCCAAGATTTTAAAAAGGATTGGTGCCCTTGTCATCCCGCCCAACTGGAAGGAGGTCTGGATTTCTAGAAGCCCGCGTAGTAATTTACAGGCTTATGGTTACGACCAAAAGGGCCGTAAACAATACGTTTATCATCCAAAGTTTGTCAACCAACAGCAATCCGAAAAATTTAAACAGATTCTATACGTGGGTCAGTATCTTCAGGAATTGCGGAAGATCAGTTCACGCCAGCTCAAACAGGAGACCTGGAATATGGAAAAGCTATGTGCTGTAGCCTTCAAAATAATGGACAGCACCCTCATCCGCATAGGCAACAAACGCTATACGTTGGCTTATAAATCATATGGCCTGAGCACATTGGAAAAAAGACACGTTAAAATCAGCGGTAACACCATCACGCTCGCCTATAAAGGAAAGAAAGGTGTCTTTCAGGAGAAGACCTGGCGTAACAAACAACTCGCGTGTTTATTAGGACAACTGATGCAAATTAAGGGGAAAACGGTCTTCTGTCTTGACAAAACAAATTGTGAAGGCCGCTTTTGCGGGCGCACCTTCAACAGTTACCTGCGTACACATTGTCCCGGAAATATCAGCTGCAAGGACATCCGCATATGGGGGGCCAGCAGGGAAGCATTCAAACTACTTTGCAAAGCTAAACAGCCTGATGAGCCTAAGGCACGCAAAAGACAATTAAACTCTGTCATAAAAGCCGTCGCGAAGGAATTGGGCAACACCAAAGCTGTTTCTGAAAAATACTATGTCCATCCAACAATCCAACGGGTTTACATGGAAAGTAAATTTCCAGTAATAAACAAAGAGATTCCTTTGGAAAAGCTTGAATTTAAGCTATTTCGCTTCCTGCTCAAATATAGTTAG